One window of the Nothobranchius furzeri strain GRZ-AD chromosome 3, NfurGRZ-RIMD1, whole genome shotgun sequence genome contains the following:
- the tmcc2 gene encoding transmembrane and coiled-coil domains protein 2 — protein sequence MLDKSEVATLGLPSTTSHGGSDSNISSDGAGTSSAGVPGVEGSGTGEPQRTRVALEHLQQKILKITEQIRVEQEARDDNVAEYLKLAHNADKQQASRIKQVFEKKNQKSAQTIAHLHKKLEHYHKKLKEIEQNGPARQPKDVLRDMQQGLKDVGANVRAGISGFGGGVVEGVKGGVSALTHTAVVSKPREFASLIRNKFGSADNIAHLKDTLEDGVGGHSEDTPTPRALSGSATLVSSPKYGSDDECSSATSGSGAGSNSGGAGGGGGGMLEPTMGSPRLDGQHQHHRMHSSWDSLLEGLQEIKASQTHMEDAIEDMKGQLQSDYSYMTQCLQEERYRYERLEEQLNDLTELHQNEMTNLKQELASMEEKVAYQSYERARDIQEAVESCLTRITKLELQQQQQQVVQLEGVENANARALLGKLINVILALMAVLLVFVSTLANFITPLMKTRARVGTTVLLTLLLFVLWKQWDFVELWLLPS from the exons ATG CTGGACAAGAGTGAGGTGGCAACTCTTGGCCTACCCTCGACCACCAGCCATGGCGGCTCTGACAGCAACATCAGTTCAGATGGAGCAGGGACGTCCTCAGCTGGGGTCCCGGGAGTGGAGGGATCTGGGACAGGCGAGCCGCAACGGACGCGCGTTGCTCTGGAGCACCTGCAGCAGAAGATCCTGAAGATCACCGAGCAGATCAGGGTGGAGCAGGAGGCCCGGGACGACAACGTGGCAGAGTACCTGAAGTTGGCTCACAACGCAGACAAACAGCAGGCATCCAGAATCAAACAGGTGTTCGAGAAGAAGAACCAAAAGTCTGCACAGACCATCGCACACTTGCACAAGAAACTAGAACACTATCACAAGAAGCTAAAGGAGATCGAGCAG AATGGACCGGCCCGACAGCCTAAAGATGTCCTGCGGGACATGCAGCAAGGACTAAAGGATGTAGGGGCCAACGTACGTGCTGGGATAAGTGGTTTTGGAGGCGGTGTTGTTGAAGGGGTCAAAGGTGGAGTGTCGGCCCTCACTCACACGGCCGTGGTCTCCAAGCCCAGAGAGTTTGCCAGTCTGATCAGAAACAAGTTTGGCAGCGCTGATAACATTGCTCACCTCAAGGACACACTAGAGGACGGGGTTGGGGGCCACTCCGAGGACACTCCAACACCCCGTGCTTTGAGCGGAAGCGCTACTTTGGTGTCCAGCCCAAAGTACGGCAGTGACGACGAGTGCTCCAGCGCAACATCTGGTTCtggagcgggtagtaactcaggaGGGGccggagggggagggggaggaatgTTAGAGCCAACAATGGGGAGCCCCCGACTGGACGGCCAGCACCAACACCATCGCATGCACAGTTCTTGGGACTCTCTGctggagggcctgcaggagatcaAGGCCAGCCAGACCCACATGGAGGACGCCATTGAGGACATGAAGGGGCAGCTGCAGAGCGACTACTCCTACATGACCCAGTGTCTGCAGGAGGAGAGATACAG ATACGAAAGGCTCGAGGAGCAGCTGAATGACCTGACAGAGCTGCACCAGAACGAGATGACTAATTTGAAACAGGAGCTGGCCAGCATGGAGGAGAAAGTGGCCTACCAATCCTACGAGAGGGCAAGAGACATCCAG GAAGCTGTGGAGTCGTGTTTGACCCGCATCACCAAACTGgagcttcagcagcagcagcagcaggtggttCAGCTGGAGGGGGTGGAGAACGCCAACGCTCGAGCTCTCCTTGGAAAACTCATCAACGTTATCCTGGCCCTCATGGCCGTGCTGCTGGTCTTTGTCTCCACTTTGGCTAATTTCATCACACCGCTGATGAAGACCCGAGCCCGGGTCGGCACCACCGTACTGTTAACCTTGCTGCTGTTTGTCCTATGGAAGCAGTGGGACTTTGTAGAGTTGTGGTTGCTGCCCAGCTAA
- the cdkn1a gene encoding cyclin-dependent kinase inhibitor 1 isoform X2, translating to MATLHKRALSTLRRNGPPRRSLFGPVDREQLQMEYRTALRKDLEEASQRWGFDFFSDKPLESGDFQWEIVPGTRVPLPYRSSVICAGHAEGQRSAGATKRGRVVVPEREKENFPQTLEKCSLSLENMETTSETEDKSGMKRKQTNITDFYQAKRRVVWLPRKSGE from the exons ATGGCTACACTTCACAAGCGAGCCCTCAGTACTCTAAGAAGGAACGGTCCCCCTCGGCGGAGCCTGTTTGGCCCAGTGGACCGAGAACAGCTCCAGATGGAGTACCGGACTGCCCTGCGTAAAGATCTGGAGGAGGCTTCCCAACGCTGGGGGTTCGACTTCTTCTCCGACAAACCTCTGGAGAGCGGTGATTTCCAGTGGGAGATTGTCCCAGGTACCAGGGTGCCACTGCCCTACAGATCCAGCGTCATCTGTGCAGGACATGCagagggtcaaaggtcagcagGTGCAACCAAAAGAGGAAGGGTGGTGGTACcagagagggagaaagagaacTTCCCCCAAACTCTAGAGAAATGTTCTCTGAGTCTGGAGAACATGGAGACAACATCAGAGACGGAAGACAAATCAGGAATGAAGAGGAAACAGACAAACATTACAG ATTTCTATCAGGCTAAAAGAAGAGTTGTCTGGCTGCCGAGGAAATCCGGGGAGTGA
- the cdkn1a gene encoding cyclin-dependent kinase inhibitor 1 isoform X1 yields MCRGMATLHKRALSTLRRNGPPRRSLFGPVDREQLQMEYRTALRKDLEEASQRWGFDFFSDKPLESGDFQWEIVPGTRVPLPYRSSVICAGHAEGQRSAGATKRGRVVVPEREKENFPQTLEKCSLSLENMETTSETEDKSGMKRKQTNITDFYQAKRRVVWLPRKSGE; encoded by the exons ATG TGCAGAGGGATGGCTACACTTCACAAGCGAGCCCTCAGTACTCTAAGAAGGAACGGTCCCCCTCGGCGGAGCCTGTTTGGCCCAGTGGACCGAGAACAGCTCCAGATGGAGTACCGGACTGCCCTGCGTAAAGATCTGGAGGAGGCTTCCCAACGCTGGGGGTTCGACTTCTTCTCCGACAAACCTCTGGAGAGCGGTGATTTCCAGTGGGAGATTGTCCCAGGTACCAGGGTGCCACTGCCCTACAGATCCAGCGTCATCTGTGCAGGACATGCagagggtcaaaggtcagcagGTGCAACCAAAAGAGGAAGGGTGGTGGTACcagagagggagaaagagaacTTCCCCCAAACTCTAGAGAAATGTTCTCTGAGTCTGGAGAACATGGAGACAACATCAGAGACGGAAGACAAATCAGGAATGAAGAGGAAACAGACAAACATTACAG ATTTCTATCAGGCTAAAAGAAGAGTTGTCTGGCTGCCGAGGAAATCCGGGGAGTGA
- the srsf3b gene encoding serine/arginine-rich splicing factor 3b, protein MHRDCPLDCKVYVGNLGNNGNKTELERAFGYYGPLRSVWVARNPPGFAFVEFEDPRDATDAVRELDGRSLCGCRVRVELSNGEKRNRSRGAPPSWGRRIRDRDDYRRRSPPPRRRSPRRRSLSRSRSRSLSRERRRERSLSRDRNHKPSRSFSRSRSRSRSNDRR, encoded by the exons ATGCATCGAGACTGTCCCCTAGACTGTAAAGTCTAcgttggaaatttgggcaacaatggAAACAAGACGGAGCTAGAGAGAGCTTTTGGCTACTACGGCCCCCTCCGCAGTGTCTGGGTGGCCAGGAACCCCCCAGGTTTTGCCTTTGTGGAGTTTGAAGACCCTCGAGATGCAACTGATGCAGTTCGAGAGCTTGATGGAAG GTCACTTTGTGGTTGCCGAGTTCGAGTGGAGCTGTCCAATGGAGAAAAACGTAACCGTAGCCGTGGAGCTCCCCCTTCGTGGGGCAGGCGTATTCGAGACCGAGATGACTATCGACGTCGTAGCCCGCCTCCCCGACGAAG ATCTCCTCGCAGGCGGAGCTTGAGCCGCAGCCGAAGCAG gtcTTTGTCTAGAGAAAGGAGGAGAGAGAGGTCCCTCTCCCGGGACAGGAACCACAAGCCCTCCAGGTCCTTCTCCCGATCAAGGAG CCGTTCCAGGTCTAATGACCGAAGATAA